The Anoplopoma fimbria isolate UVic2021 breed Golden Eagle Sablefish chromosome 1, Afim_UVic_2022, whole genome shotgun sequence region ATGCTGAACTGTGATCCCACATGgatctttaaataattaaggatttaaaataatatttgactGACATCTAGTGGCCAAGATTACAAATTGCAACCAAGCAGCTGTCTACAGGTTTAAATgtgctaaatatatattttttagattttataaatgtttgtggGGACAAaacatgaagtgtgtgtgaatgcagcatacATCTgcaagctttatttatttatttatttatttatttatttatttatttatttatttaattatttatttatttatttatttatttatttatttatttatttatttatttatttatttttatttatttcaaaacaaaccaGCAGTATGACGGACAAGTTAAAACAGGGAACAATGTccacttcaaaataagagcttacaaatttatcactttttaaataagctTATATACGCCTACGTATTTGATAGTAAGTGATAATAGTATTTTTTACTAAACATAAATTGTGTTTACACTTCACATAATCATTCACATCTTGCAGGATGAGCGGTTTAATGTGGTAACGCGTCTTACTTTGGCTTCGACCGGAAGCTGAATTCGCTTGAAGCCAAGGTTTAAATGtgctaaatatatttatttttagattttataaatgtttgtggGGACAAaacatgaagtgtgtgtgaatgcagcataaatctgcaagctttatttatttatttaattatttatttatttattttcacaacaaACCAGCAATATGACGGACAAGttaaaacaatgtcaaaataaGAGCTTACAAAtgtatcacttttttaaaaagcttacATACGCCTACGTATTtgataataagtaataatagtattttttgctaaacatacattttatttacactttGTATAATTGTTCACATCTTGCAGGATGAGCGGTTTAACACGGTAACCCCCGAACCGGAAGTCTTACTTTCTCTTCCACCTTAGCGCATAATTACCGCGTCACATCCGGCGagtgagtttttttgtttttttgttttcccgtATCCGCCATTTCAGTTTTTGAAGTTAGTTCTCATCGGCCGCTGCGTTGAACCAGGAATTCTCccctcttttttaaaaaaaatactaaaaaaaaatcccggctgtaacttttaaaaacatatctaCATTCCACTTCCGGGTTCCGGTCCCGGAGCAGCGTTGATGTGCAGACGCGCTGGCTGCGGGTGTGTTCTGCTGGTTCACTCATGGCCGGACATTTCGACGCGGAGGACCGAGGCAGCTGGTTCTGGGGCCGGCTGAGCAGGCAGGAGGCGGTGTCCCTGCTGCAGGGCCAGAGACACGGAGTGTTCCTGGTGCGGGACTCCATCACCAGCCCCGGAGACTGCGTGCTGTCCGTGTCGGAGAACTCCAAAGTCTCCCACTACATCATCAACAGCGTCATCaacagcggaggaggaggaggaggaggcagagtgggactggtgagggggggggactggtggtggtggcactggtactggtggtggtggggttaCTGGTGGTGAGCTACTACTTGGGggactggtggtggtggggataCTGGTGGTGAGCTACTACTGGGGggactggtggtggtggggatactggtggtggtggtgggataCTGGTGGGGatactggtggtggtggggatagtggtggtggtggggataCTGGTGGTGAGCTACTACTGGGGgtactggtggtggtggtggtggggatactggtggtggtggtggtggtgggtacTGTGGTGGGGGGatactggtggtggtggggataCTGGTGGTGGGGATACTGGTGGGGgtactggtggtggtggggatactggtggtggtggggataCTGGTGGGGATACTGGTGGTGGGGatactggtggtggtggggatagtggtggtggtggtggggatactggtggtggtggtggggataCTGGTGGTGGGGGGatactggtggtggtggtggtggggtggtggtgggatactggtggtggtggtgggggatactggtggtggtggggataCTGGTGGGGatactggtggtggtggggataCTGGTGGTGGGGGATactggtgggggtggggggatactggtggtgggggtggggatactggtgggggtggtggggatactggtggtgggggtggggatACTGGTGGTGGGGATactggtggtggggggggggggtggggatactggtggtggtggggggtggggatACTGGTGGTGGGGATACTGGTGGGGGTGGGGATactggtgggggtgggggggtggggatACTGGTGGGGGTGGGGATACTGGTGGTGGGGATACTGGTGGTGGGGATACTGGTGGGGTGGGGatactggtggtggtggggataCTGGTGGTTGGGatactggtggtggtggtcatTCTTGCATGACTTGCACCAGACGTGTGGATTTAATGTCTCCAGACTGCAACATAGACCTTGGTGCACGTTTCTATTAGATTATAAATGTCTCTTTAgactttgtttggttttattttctcatcctttacattacattacattacagtcatttagcagacgcttttatccaaagcgacttaaaataagtgtattcaacataggtattcaagagaactactagtcaccagaagtcgtaagtgcatctcctttcttaaacaagcatctaaaagcataaaccagagcaaaagtatagaaacaaactgatacaaatacaataagtgctacgaggaaagctcagggtagtacttcttgcgtcttcagaaatacacattttattggaaggaacagagcagagaggatatAAATGCAGAATAAGGAAACCAAAAAATTCCTTCCTGGTCATTCTGGAAAGCACCGCCACTGTGCTCGGTTACACAAATAGATGAGCTTCAGGTCTGAGAGAGACTTTGTGTTGGGTGAGAAATTCAATATATTTGTCTTTCCTTCCTTATCGTCTCCAGGTTTGGCCCAGCCGAGGTTCCGTATCGGCGACCAGGAGTTCGAAGCTCTCCCCGCTCTGCTAGAGTTCTACAAAATCCACTACTTGGACACCACCACTCTAATAGAACCCATCAACAAGTCCAAACACACCTCCTTCATCAGCGTGGGCCCCGGCGGACCCCCTCCCCGCCTGGAGGACGAGTACGTCCGGGCGCTGTTCGATTTCCCCGGCAACGACGAGGAGGACCTCCCGTTCAGGAAGGGAGATGTCCTCCGAGTGCTCGAGAAGCCGGAGGAGCAGTGGTGGAACGCC contains the following coding sequences:
- the crk gene encoding adapter molecule crk; amino-acid sequence: MAGHFDAEDRGSWFWGRLSRQEAVSLLQGQRHGVFLVRDSITSPGDCVLSVSENSKVSHYIINSVINSGGGGGGGLAQPRFRIGDQEFEALPALLEFYKIHYLDTTTLIEPINKSKHTSFISVGPGGPPPRLEDEYVRALFDFPGNDEEDLPFRKGDVLRVLEKPEEQWWNAQNSEGRAGMIPVPYVEKYRPASPNSVAAAGGPGVPGGPPGGMGMLGNSDGSAAQAGPPLLGDPSQYAQPTPLPNLQNGPVYARAIQKRVPNAYDKTALALEVGDRVKVTKINVNGQWEGECKGKRGHFPFTHVKLLDQHNAEDELS